From a region of the Desulfurellaceae bacterium genome:
- the recN gene encoding DNA repair protein RecN: MLRSLHITNFALIDELELSFENGLNVITGETGAGKSLLMQALGLAVGGRASAELVRHKAHEAVVEALFDIHDYPDHSIARLLEDGGYPVEDEILIRRVISHTGRGRVYCNGALTTVGLLRRLGVALLQVHGQHEQHSLLEAEAAQTLLDGFGGLGPNVAEMQQRYSLLRRAWAQRQALVEGRREREDRRELLRFQLEEIARAELRAGEEEDLRQEKTVLLHAEKLQHGVAGGEHALASGEDALTDRLGRILSQIQDCARLDERLSEVLELLQGGLAQLEEAALSLHRYGQRLAPDPERLEEIDARLAVLSRLKKKYGPSVEAVLARHQQLSRELAGLDRSEESLAAQDRAVADAAAAAWLTAHELSAARRRAAHSLEARMGDELAGLGMRGARFGVRFADQPDVSPDADDPPDPPDPFVHGQARLGPAGCDRLEFFLSANPGEPALPLVRVASGGELSRLMLALKALSVEAREAPTLIFDEVDAGVGGGVAEVVGRRLRSLAVQRQVLCITHLPQIAAFAEHAYTVVKTVTQGRSVSTAKSLTRGERLDELARMLGGLEVSAEAKRHAREMLDRAARAG, from the coding sequence ATGCTGCGTTCTCTGCACATTACGAATTTCGCCCTGATTGACGAACTCGAGCTGTCCTTTGAGAACGGCCTGAACGTCATCACCGGCGAGACCGGGGCGGGCAAGAGCCTGTTGATGCAAGCGCTCGGCCTGGCGGTTGGCGGGCGCGCCTCGGCCGAGCTGGTGCGCCATAAAGCCCACGAGGCGGTGGTCGAGGCGTTGTTCGATATTCACGACTACCCGGACCACAGTATCGCCCGCCTGCTGGAGGACGGTGGCTATCCGGTTGAGGACGAAATCCTGATCCGTCGCGTCATCTCCCACACCGGCCGGGGGCGGGTGTACTGCAACGGCGCCCTGACCACCGTCGGCCTGCTGCGCCGGCTGGGCGTCGCGCTGCTCCAGGTCCACGGCCAACACGAGCAGCACAGCCTGCTCGAAGCCGAGGCCGCCCAGACCCTGCTGGACGGGTTTGGCGGGTTGGGTCCGAACGTGGCCGAGATGCAGCAGCGCTACAGCCTGCTGCGTCGGGCCTGGGCGCAACGACAAGCCTTGGTCGAGGGTCGCCGGGAGCGCGAGGACCGGCGCGAGCTGTTGCGGTTTCAGCTCGAGGAAATTGCCCGGGCCGAGCTGCGGGCCGGCGAAGAGGAAGACCTGCGCCAGGAGAAGACCGTGCTGCTGCACGCCGAAAAGCTCCAGCACGGCGTGGCCGGCGGCGAACACGCCCTGGCCTCGGGCGAGGACGCGCTGACCGACCGCCTGGGCCGCATCCTGAGCCAGATCCAGGACTGTGCCCGGCTCGACGAGCGCCTGTCCGAGGTGCTTGAGCTGTTGCAAGGCGGCCTGGCCCAGCTCGAAGAGGCTGCCCTGTCGCTGCACCGCTACGGCCAGCGGCTGGCCCCCGATCCCGAGCGGCTGGAGGAGATTGACGCCCGGCTGGCCGTGCTGTCACGGCTCAAAAAGAAGTACGGCCCCAGTGTCGAGGCCGTCCTGGCCCGCCATCAGCAGCTCAGCCGCGAGCTGGCCGGTCTGGACAGGAGTGAAGAGAGCCTGGCCGCTCAAGACCGGGCGGTGGCCGACGCTGCGGCCGCAGCCTGGCTGACGGCCCACGAGTTGTCCGCCGCCCGCCGCCGGGCGGCCCACAGCCTGGAAGCCCGGATGGGTGACGAGCTGGCCGGCCTGGGCATGCGCGGCGCCCGCTTCGGCGTCCGTTTTGCCGACCAGCCGGACGTATCGCCGGACGCCGATGATCCGCCCGACCCGCCCGACCCGTTCGTCCATGGGCAGGCGCGTCTGGGTCCGGCCGGCTGTGACCGCCTCGAATTCTTCCTGTCGGCCAATCCCGGCGAGCCGGCCCTGCCCCTGGTCAGGGTTGCCTCGGGCGGCGAGCTGTCGCGTCTGATGCTGGCGCTGAAGGCGCTCAGCGTTGAGGCCAGAGAAGCCCCGACCCTGATTTTTGACGAGGTCGACGCCGGCGTGGGCGGCGGGGTGGCTGAGGTCGTGGGACGGCGTCTGCGCTCCCTGGCAGTCCAGCGGCAGGTCTTGTGCATCACCCATCTGCCCCAGATCGCGGCCTTTGCCGAGCACGCCTACACCGTGGTCAAAACCGTTACTCAAGGCCGTAGCGTGTCCACGGCAAAAAGTCTCACCCGAGGCGAACGCCTCGACGAGCTGGCCCGCATGCTGGGCGGACTGGAGGTCTCGGCCGAGGCCAAACGCCACGCCCGTGAGATGCTCGACCGGGCCGCCAGAGCCGGTTAG
- a CDS encoding MMPL family transporter has protein sequence MERMYGLIVGRPKLILSLILFLTGVFGWSARHIQLDSSVESLLPGDNTDSQYYAEIRQLFGSDEIGVVGIIADTIYTPQSLQKIVRLSEQIKAIEGVDDVISLANAVDPIANVTDPPLLMPRIPRTPAEMTALRDTLADRPIYLKNLVASDGRAAAINVVFADMNDDEFLRLGIDDKVVALIEQESGPERIYYTGLPHLKVYSTRGMQQDLVRFVPLTLVFIVAVLYLSFRSMRGVVLPVLTVVVSLTWTLGIIVLSGNRLSLGSMALPPLLLVLGTAYSLHVVAEYYELASPDRSPREVVFEALRLTGPPICLTTLTTVLGFLSLSVNSIVSIQHMGLFSAVGISLACALSLLLVPAGLVLLPLPSAGGSLPSLARVSTALRRLCYFDIRRRRLILILSVLIAVAAAYLTASIRVDSNFQSFFRADDPIRLATDAINEHLVGSMAFYVAIDGDEPNSINRWETLRRIKDLQLYIDAQPGVDKTVSFVDYCELLDRGAQSGAGGDLIVSPQGEIIQAPAAGAQTTFWDNPEQLRGVLQIVTLSPGSFERVVNIDFSRTNILVRTSLSQSSDIMALVERVETFAAQTFPPQLRVRATGNLVLLTKTTGDIVSGQVQSLALAATVIFVIMAGMFLSVRVGLIAMIPNLFPILVFFGLMGLSGAVLNLGTSIVASIALGIAVDNTIHFMTRLSTEVRNTSDQRRALLATLSTIGKPAVLATLILLLGFAVLGFSRFVPIREFGILSAITMAAALASDLVLLPALIATTRIITVWELLHLRLGRDPHKTIPLFAGLRPFQAKLVTLMGEFKTFPRGQPIIRRGETGNEMFVLVSGTTDVYVHTNGDRKHVRVHGRGDVFGEMGLIRNHERTADVVAAEDVEALVVDERFLSHMQRRYPRTGAKIFLNIARILSDRLQASGPRTGG, from the coding sequence ATGGAACGCATGTACGGCCTGATCGTGGGCAGACCAAAACTGATCCTGAGCCTGATTCTGTTCCTGACCGGCGTGTTTGGCTGGTCTGCGCGACACATTCAGCTCGACAGTTCGGTTGAGAGTCTGTTGCCCGGCGATAATACCGACTCGCAGTATTACGCCGAGATCCGGCAGCTGTTCGGCAGCGACGAGATCGGGGTAGTGGGCATTATTGCCGACACCATCTACACCCCCCAGAGCCTGCAAAAAATCGTCCGCCTGAGCGAGCAGATCAAGGCCATTGAGGGCGTGGATGACGTGATCAGCCTGGCCAATGCGGTCGATCCGATTGCCAACGTGACCGATCCGCCGCTGTTGATGCCCCGGATTCCGCGCACCCCGGCCGAGATGACGGCCCTCAGAGACACCCTGGCCGACCGGCCGATCTACCTCAAAAATCTGGTCGCGTCCGATGGTCGGGCCGCAGCTATCAACGTCGTTTTTGCCGATATGAACGACGACGAGTTCCTGCGGCTGGGGATTGATGACAAAGTCGTCGCCCTGATCGAGCAGGAGAGCGGTCCCGAGCGCATCTACTATACCGGTCTGCCCCACCTCAAGGTCTACTCGACACGCGGCATGCAGCAGGATCTGGTCCGCTTTGTGCCCCTGACCCTGGTGTTCATCGTGGCCGTCCTGTATCTCAGCTTTCGCTCCATGCGGGGAGTGGTGTTGCCGGTGTTGACCGTGGTCGTCAGCCTGACCTGGACGCTGGGCATCATCGTGCTGAGCGGCAACCGTCTGAGCCTGGGCAGCATGGCCCTGCCGCCGCTGCTGCTGGTACTCGGTACCGCCTACTCGCTCCACGTAGTGGCCGAGTACTACGAGCTGGCCAGCCCCGACCGCAGCCCGCGTGAGGTGGTGTTCGAGGCCCTGCGCCTGACCGGTCCGCCGATCTGCCTGACCACCCTGACCACGGTGCTCGGGTTTTTGTCCCTGTCGGTCAACTCGATCGTCAGCATCCAGCACATGGGGCTGTTCTCGGCCGTCGGCATCAGTCTGGCCTGCGCCCTGTCGCTGCTGCTGGTGCCGGCCGGGCTGGTCCTCCTGCCTCTGCCCAGCGCTGGTGGGTCGCTGCCCAGCCTGGCGCGCGTCAGCACCGCCCTGCGGCGGCTGTGCTATTTTGACATTCGCCGGCGCCGGCTGATTCTGATCCTGAGCGTCCTGATTGCCGTGGCGGCGGCGTACTTGACGGCTTCCATTCGGGTCGATTCAAACTTTCAGTCTTTTTTTCGGGCCGACGATCCCATTCGCTTGGCCACCGACGCGATCAACGAGCATCTGGTCGGCAGCATGGCGTTTTACGTGGCGATTGACGGCGACGAACCGAACAGCATCAACCGCTGGGAGACGCTGCGGCGCATCAAGGATTTGCAGCTGTATATCGACGCCCAGCCCGGCGTGGACAAGACGGTGTCCTTTGTCGATTACTGTGAGCTGCTCGACCGCGGCGCCCAGTCCGGCGCCGGCGGCGACCTCATCGTCTCGCCCCAGGGGGAGATTATCCAGGCTCCGGCGGCCGGCGCCCAGACCACGTTCTGGGACAATCCCGAGCAGCTGCGCGGCGTGTTGCAGATCGTCACCCTCAGCCCGGGTAGTTTTGAGCGGGTGGTCAACATCGACTTTTCGCGGACCAATATCCTGGTCCGCACCAGCCTGTCGCAGTCGAGCGATATCATGGCCCTGGTCGAGCGGGTCGAGACCTTTGCCGCCCAGACCTTTCCGCCCCAGCTGCGTGTCCGCGCCACCGGCAACCTGGTGCTGCTGACCAAGACCACCGGCGATATCGTGTCCGGTCAGGTCCAGAGCCTGGCCCTGGCCGCGACGGTGATTTTCGTCATCATGGCCGGCATGTTCCTGTCGGTCCGGGTGGGGCTGATCGCCATGATCCCCAACCTGTTTCCGATCCTGGTCTTCTTTGGCCTGATGGGTCTGTCGGGCGCGGTCCTGAACCTTGGCACCAGCATCGTGGCCTCCATCGCGCTTGGCATCGCGGTCGATAACACGATCCACTTCATGACCCGCCTGAGCACCGAGGTGCGCAATACCTCCGACCAGCGCCGCGCCCTGCTGGCGACCCTGTCCACCATCGGCAAGCCGGCCGTGCTGGCCACCCTTATCTTGCTGCTGGGCTTTGCGGTGCTGGGCTTTTCGCGCTTTGTCCCGATTCGGGAGTTCGGCATCCTGTCGGCCATCACCATGGCCGCAGCCCTGGCCAGCGACCTGGTCCTGCTGCCGGCCCTGATCGCCACGACCAGGATCATTACCGTCTGGGAGCTGCTGCACCTCAGGTTGGGCCGCGACCCGCACAAGACGATTCCGCTGTTTGCCGGGCTGCGCCCGTTTCAGGCCAAGCTGGTCACCCTGATGGGCGAGTTCAAGACCTTCCCGCGCGGCCAGCCGATTATTCGGCGTGGGGAAACGGGCAACGAGATGTTCGTCCTGGTCAGCGGCACGACCGACGTGTACGTCCACACCAACGGTGACCGTAAACACGTCCGCGTCCACGGCCGGGGGGACGTGTTTGGCGAGATGGGCCTGATCCGCAACCACGAACGCACGGCCGACGTGGTGGCGGCCGAGGATGTCGAGGCGCTGGTGGTTGACGAGCGCTTCCTGTCCCACATGCAGCGCCGCTATCCGCGCACCGGAGCCAAGATTTTCCTGAATATTGCCAGAATCCTGAGCGACCGCTTGCAGGCTTCCGGACCGCGCACAGGCGGGTGA
- a CDS encoding sigma 54-interacting transcriptional regulator, which produces MSNPIQAKQDELIQTRTRLASLIEINQLLMGTVEAEDLLRAILSSAIRLFSAQGCSLGLVDEAAGQLAFTTMEGEARVEEFRIDLGQGIAGLVARTGQPLVSNDVSTDPRWFGGVDQKTGFHTTSILCVPLKRRGRIIGVMEALNTTKAAGFSQADMELLLAFGSLAATALSRARAFTTVRNAKVAFQEVIQDRYHLIAGPSNSMEEVLRLARTTAATPSTVLLLGESGTGKEVLARAIHQWSPRADHPFIAVNCTALSPELLENELFGHERGAFTGATGQKKGRFELADGGTIFLDEIGDLAPDLQVKLLRVLQEREFQRLGGTREIRVDVRILAATNRNLQQAMQTGGFRQDLYYRLNVVSMTLPALRDRRADIPGLVQHFLEHSCREMKRPQLGLDPAVLPVLQAYPWPGNVRELQNAIERAVVLAAGPDVSIADLPVEIRSASRQPNGAPQPEAPDDSRPLSVAVEEFKRRRVRRVLEQTDWNQTEAARRLGLPQSNLSRLMKRLGLRS; this is translated from the coding sequence ATGTCTAACCCCATCCAGGCGAAGCAGGACGAGCTGATCCAAACCCGGACTCGTCTGGCCAGCCTGATCGAAATCAACCAGTTGCTGATGGGCACGGTCGAAGCCGAGGATTTGCTCAGAGCCATTCTCAGCTCGGCCATTCGCCTCTTTTCGGCTCAAGGCTGTAGCCTGGGTCTGGTTGACGAGGCCGCCGGGCAACTGGCCTTCACCACCATGGAGGGCGAGGCCAGGGTCGAAGAGTTCCGCATTGACCTCGGCCAGGGCATTGCCGGGCTGGTGGCCCGAACCGGCCAGCCGCTGGTCAGCAACGACGTGTCCACCGATCCGCGCTGGTTTGGCGGGGTGGATCAGAAGACCGGCTTTCATACCACCTCAATCCTGTGCGTGCCGCTCAAACGGCGCGGGCGGATCATCGGCGTGATGGAGGCGCTGAACACCACCAAGGCCGCGGGGTTCAGCCAGGCCGATATGGAACTCCTGCTGGCCTTTGGCAGCCTGGCCGCCACCGCGCTGAGCCGGGCCAGGGCATTTACCACGGTCCGTAACGCCAAGGTTGCCTTTCAGGAGGTCATCCAGGATCGCTACCACCTGATTGCCGGCCCGAGCAACAGCATGGAGGAAGTCCTGCGTCTGGCCCGGACTACCGCAGCCACACCGTCAACCGTCCTGCTACTGGGCGAGAGCGGCACCGGCAAAGAGGTGCTGGCCCGGGCCATCCATCAGTGGAGCCCGCGTGCAGACCATCCGTTTATTGCCGTCAACTGCACGGCGCTGTCGCCCGAGCTGCTCGAAAACGAGCTGTTCGGCCATGAGCGGGGGGCGTTTACCGGGGCGACCGGCCAGAAGAAGGGCAGGTTTGAGCTGGCCGACGGGGGAACTATTTTTCTGGACGAGATCGGCGACCTGGCGCCTGACCTCCAGGTCAAGCTGCTGCGCGTGCTCCAGGAGCGCGAGTTTCAGCGGCTGGGAGGGACGCGCGAGATTCGGGTTGATGTCAGGATTCTAGCCGCCACCAACCGCAATCTTCAGCAGGCCATGCAGACCGGCGGTTTTCGGCAGGATTTGTACTACCGGCTCAACGTGGTGTCGATGACCCTGCCCGCCCTGCGTGACCGCCGGGCCGACATTCCCGGCCTAGTCCAACACTTTCTGGAACACAGCTGCCGGGAAATGAAGCGCCCCCAGCTCGGCCTTGACCCGGCCGTCCTGCCGGTCCTGCAAGCCTACCCCTGGCCGGGCAATGTGCGCGAGCTGCAAAACGCGATTGAGCGGGCGGTGGTGCTGGCCGCCGGTCCGGACGTGAGCATCGCCGATCTGCCGGTCGAGATTCGTTCCGCCAGCCGCCAGCCCAATGGCGCACCGCAGCCCGAGGCACCCGACGACAGCCGGCCGCTGTCTGTCGCGGTGGAAGAATTCAAACGTCGGCGCGTGCGGCGCGTCCTGGAGCAGACGGACTGGAATCAAACCGAGGCCGCCCGGCGGCTCGGCCTGCCCCAGTCAAACCTGTC